The Neurospora crassa OR74A linkage group I, whole genome shotgun sequence genome segment AAGCCTGGAGGCTCTTTTTGTTTGGTAAATcttaatctatatatttttttggGCATTTTTGTGATCAATCGACGCACTCTTATTAGTCtgaatttctttttcttcttcttttctccatcatcatcgtcgtcccAATCCCTCACACAAAACGTGGTCTTCAGTGACCTTGATACTCCTTACAAGTAGACAGATGGCTTGATGGGTGGCAAAGAGTAGTGAATGTACTGCAGTTCGCCAAGTTCTGTCTTATGTGGCTGCTGGACTGCGACCATTCGCATAATGAATTTCGAACCCAGAAATCCACAGCAGACCCGAATATTTGCGCCCTCTAAAACCACCGAGTCTGAAGTTGATCTATATGATGCTGGTCCCGCCTCATGTGTGTTCCTAAATCCAGATCCGTcggagaggaaaaagaaaaatattcAATCGCTGAGTGAACGCCGTCGCTATGCAACAAAAACACCATTACCGCCAACCAAAAGGCCGGGGCATACCGGTCCAGAACCACTCTCAGTCCAAATCCATCTTATCCGCGTCAACCACAGCGGCGATCCCCGCCGCCATGCTCGTCTCTTGTGACAGCCCAATACCACTGCCGacctccttctcatcctcaaCAAACACACCCAACCCAGCAAACGCTTCATACAAGGCGCGCGCCGCAAAGTCGTCAAAGCTGTACCCACCAGCAACGTGCTGTCTGTCCAACCGGTACTTCTCCATAAGCGGGTGACTCAAGCCTCCATGTAGCTTGTACCGACTAGGCGCGAAGTCCATGCCTCCAAAGGGGTCGTACGGGCCCTGTGGCGCCGGCGCCTTCGGCTTCTCCTTCAAGCCGCGGATGGACAAACGCTCAACCTCCGACGCGCCCGTGCCCATTCCCGTTGTTGCGATGGCAGGGTTGGAAGCTGTTTCAGCAACCCGATTCACCTGCCCACGCCTCTTTAGCTGTACCTTCGTCGCCGGCTCCGCTGTCATAGCAGTGGTTCCCTTGGCCAGGTTATCCAGCTCCATTTCGCGACTCCTcaccctctctcttttctccgcctccgcctccttgaTAGCCTCAATCCTCCTCTGCCTGACAGCATCCCTTTCGGCTGCCAGCCTCACTCTTGAAATCTCATCCGCCTCCCTCCCCGCCTTCTTATTCCGTTCAATATCCGCCCTATGCTCCGCCTCCCATGCCTGCAATTGCGCCTCCGCCTGCCGTCTCCTCTCATCCGTCCCATTGACAAGTTCAAACGTCAAATCTTCCACCATCTgcaagtaattattataatcctgGAGCGTCTCAAAGTCGTCCTCGACTTGGTTGAACACCGCCGCCACGCGACGGCGGATGTCGACCTCGCGCTCGACGGCCAAGTCGCCGAAAAAAGCCGAGCGGAAGCCCTTGCGACGGAGCGTTTTGTTGCAGCCGGCGTGCGGACATTGATTGGGTCCGTCGTTGAAGAGTCGGTTGGCACAGTTGAGACACATGGAGTGGTAGCATTCGGggttgaagacgaagacgatgtcGGGGTTGAGGTACTTGCGCGATTTGCAGACGGGGCACATTTCGTCTTCGAAGCCGAGGGGGTCGAGAGGGCGCGCCATGGTGggtggtttcttttttttttgggggggggggggggggggggggggttgtttTGATAATTTCGCTTCGAGGAGACGGGGATCGATGTGCTGAAGTGGGATTTCCAAAGGTTAAATGATGGCCAAGAGAAATGTATGCTGAATTATAGCGAGGAGTGGGCGTTTCCCTTCGAAGGGACAGTAGTCCGTATCTGAGAACTCGGGACGTCTCTTGATGTGTCGGTGAGTGAGTGGCGATCGCGGCCCAAATCTTCTTTTATATCTGTTTGGTGATCGTGATTTGGCGACGAGGACTTGTACTCGTCTTGTTAGGTGATGAAATGTTGTTCTAAAATGCCAGCTCGGCTAGGCAGAAATTCCGGGTCACGCAGTCATGTATCAACGGTGGATAGGGAAGGTGATGAAAATCaaccaagtggaagtctgGGTGAAACCCGAGTGAGATTGACGATGTGGTGAAAGAGGGACTGATAAGAGTTATTATGCTTGGGCTGAATAATCCTTGTTTCCACTTGGCCCCCAACCGCGCCAGCGCTCCAATGGACGCTACCCTGGCGGTGCAGGGTGGGGCTTCCCAGATCATTCACAGCACGGCACTCTGCCGCGCTCATCTGGCAGCTCTGTCTCAGGGGACTGGACGCGGGCAAGCGTGGGGTGAGCAGGGGCTACCAGGGCAGTGACAGCAGCCGCTCGCGGGCAGCTCCTAGGATTGGGATTGGGCGGCCGCAGCCGTTCCATGCGGGTTACCTGCCCCTCCAGAAATTCGGTCATCGCG includes the following:
- a CDS encoding RNA polymerase II transcription factor B subunit 3 — translated: MARPLDPLGFEDEMCPVCKSRKYLNPDIVFVFNPECYHSMCLNCANRLFNDGPNQCPHAGCNKTLRRKGFRSAFFGDLAVEREVDIRRRVAAVFNQVEDDFETLQDYNNYLQMVEDLTFELVNGTDERRRQAEAQLQAWEAEHRADIERNKKAGREADEISRVRLAAERDAVRQRRIEAIKEAEAEKRERVRSREMELDNLAKGTTAMTAEPATKVQLKRRGQVNRVAETASNPAIATTGMGTGASEVERLSIRGLKEKPKAPAPQGPYDPFGGMDFAPSRYKLHGGLSHPLMEKYRLDRQHVAGGYSFDDFAARALYEAFAGLGVFVEDEKEVGSGIGLSQETSMAAGIAAVVDADKMDLD